The Pseudomonas eucalypticola genome has a window encoding:
- a CDS encoding glycosyltransferase, with the protein MHIALLAPLPPEQNGIADYAGHLKNALEQHGVQVSTPLAGLGNDVTRTQAALQAFDWQGIDLVHAEIGGGRLAEFNGLRALRARFAHLPLTATVHDPERLVWRREHLPWPLSLAQGLPNPLPQVATVLADPLCLHEERQLARSLTRLVTLTRSGSQCLKQRMGLKAEQMVVIPHGNLEIPAAPLPPLEPLRLLYFGFIYRGKGIEDLLDALALTFSQQPALRDKIRLTLAGGSEPEMAFGPSGSYLDQLRQRINQLQLNDSIEWGLDVPAGDIPKVIQAHHVMVLPYRESSKLKLLGNLRGTSGALSWAVACGRGAITSDARSFAEEVAHSNGVIYPQGNVPALAAELSHLCATPELAIRWAEHASLIGSQRTWPLTAARFVQMFEDACGGR; encoded by the coding sequence ATGCATATCGCGCTGCTGGCGCCGCTGCCACCGGAACAGAACGGCATCGCCGATTATGCCGGGCACCTGAAAAATGCCCTGGAGCAGCACGGCGTGCAGGTCAGCACGCCTCTGGCCGGGCTGGGCAACGATGTGACGCGCACCCAGGCTGCCCTGCAAGCCTTCGATTGGCAGGGTATCGACCTGGTGCATGCCGAGATCGGCGGCGGTCGGCTGGCCGAGTTCAATGGCTTGCGGGCCTTGCGCGCGCGCTTTGCCCACCTGCCCCTGACCGCCACCGTGCATGACCCCGAGCGCCTGGTGTGGCGCCGGGAACACCTGCCCTGGCCGCTGTCCCTGGCCCAGGGCCTGCCCAACCCGCTGCCGCAGGTGGCCACGGTGCTGGCCGACCCCCTGTGCCTGCATGAAGAACGGCAACTGGCGCGCAGCCTGACGCGGTTGGTGACCCTGACCCGCTCCGGCAGCCAGTGCCTGAAGCAGCGCATGGGCCTGAAAGCCGAGCAGATGGTGGTCATTCCCCACGGCAACCTGGAGATCCCGGCCGCCCCCCTGCCCCCACTGGAACCTCTGCGCCTGCTGTACTTCGGCTTCATTTACCGCGGCAAGGGCATCGAAGACCTGCTCGATGCCCTGGCCCTGACCTTCAGCCAGCAACCGGCGCTGCGCGACAAGATCCGCCTCACCCTGGCCGGCGGCAGTGAACCGGAAATGGCTTTCGGCCCCTCCGGCAGCTACCTGGACCAACTGCGCCAGCGCATCAACCAGTTGCAACTCAACGACAGCATCGAGTGGGGCCTGGACGTGCCGGCCGGCGACATTCCCAAGGTGATCCAGGCGCACCATGTGATGGTGCTGCCGTACCGCGAGTCCAGCAAGCTCAAGCTGCTGGGCAACCTGCGCGGCACCAGTGGCGCGCTGTCGTGGGCCGTAGCCTGCGGGCGCGGCGCCATTACCTCCGACGCCCGTTCGTTCGCCGAAGAAGTGGCGCACAGCAACGGCGTCATCTACCCGCAAGGCAACGTCCCCGCCCTGGCCGCGGAGCTGAGCCACCTCTGCGCGACCCCGGAACTGGCGATTCGCTGGGCCGAGCACGCCAGCCTGATCGGCAGCCAGCGTACCTGGCCGCTGACCGCCGCTCGATTTGTGCAAATGTTCGAGGACGCCTGTGGAGGGCGCTGA
- a CDS encoding GumC family protein has protein sequence MINIRSFRDLLRLFFIFKREVKITVVVTFVVILLGAFLLPNRYESTALLLVKPGRDSTLPIEVSDRQTAVIPLQRDPVTDEERMLTGRPITRLVAEQYLDDLSHQPRQEGAVASIKYAIKSAAQSLADIGRGFLQLLGLVEKQTPVDRLASQLERNFTVSHATGSSVMEISFTWNDPQVAQTVVKSWVDKYQQARTQTLGRKSLYSFYEGESKATQQRIMDYKKRIQALLDQLGAVSITERLNDVSRNLNDLKGEHLNTLRSIAATQAGLDVLKQQMNTIPKEISIAREIARNPDREDLQQRINTKQIEKQELLRTFKDDAPPVRAINTAISNLQALMNGENATVQRSQNMAPNPIYTRLQNSYADQAASLSRLKSQAAQQQTQLAKLEGDRNQAVGLEPELSQLQLELDAAEKSFALYSDSLEKARIDRELDASQISNIAVIEQATFNPSRVFPKSLLMLLFAIPISLAVGLLALYFFYLLDQRIHDGDKIEERFGIKVWTSLQDISAQDAQRVSAFTASMYRLYGVLPLKQVALNGLSIGLTSARKGEGVSFVIDHLRNLLVERGHVVRVDGIAPAQPGEILLLDASGFFSNQEAFVTLREADLIALIVEAEKTTVPVLENALSILTTAFKRVDGIIINRRRFEIPAKVLNFMTRIRSHA, from the coding sequence ATGATCAATATCCGTTCCTTCCGCGATTTGCTGCGCCTGTTTTTCATCTTCAAGCGTGAAGTGAAAATCACGGTGGTAGTCACCTTCGTGGTCATCCTGCTGGGTGCGTTCCTGCTGCCCAACCGCTATGAATCCACCGCCCTGCTGCTGGTCAAGCCCGGGCGCGACAGCACCCTGCCCATCGAGGTTTCCGACCGCCAGACCGCGGTGATCCCGCTGCAGCGTGACCCGGTCACCGACGAGGAACGCATGCTCACCGGCCGGCCAATCACCCGCCTCGTGGCCGAGCAGTACCTGGACGACCTGTCCCACCAGCCCCGCCAGGAAGGCGCGGTGGCCAGCATCAAGTACGCCATCAAGAGTGCAGCCCAGAGCCTCGCCGACATTGGCCGCGGCTTCCTGCAATTGCTGGGGCTGGTGGAAAAACAGACCCCGGTGGACCGCCTGGCCAGCCAGCTGGAACGCAATTTCACCGTGAGCCACGCCACCGGCTCGTCGGTGATGGAGATCAGTTTCACCTGGAACGACCCGCAAGTCGCCCAGACCGTGGTCAAGAGCTGGGTCGACAAGTACCAGCAAGCCCGCACCCAGACCCTGGGCCGCAAGAGCCTCTATTCCTTCTACGAGGGTGAAAGCAAGGCGACCCAGCAACGCATCATGGATTACAAGAAACGCATCCAGGCGCTGCTCGACCAACTGGGCGCGGTGTCCATCACTGAACGCCTGAACGATGTGTCGCGCAACCTCAACGACCTCAAGGGCGAACACCTGAACACCCTGCGCTCGATCGCCGCCACCCAGGCCGGCCTCGATGTGCTCAAACAGCAGATGAACACCATCCCCAAAGAGATCAGCATCGCCCGCGAGATCGCCCGCAACCCTGACCGCGAAGACCTGCAGCAGCGCATCAACACCAAGCAGATCGAGAAGCAGGAGCTGCTGCGCACCTTCAAGGACGACGCTCCGCCCGTGCGCGCCATCAACACCGCCATCAGCAACCTGCAGGCGTTGATGAACGGCGAGAACGCCACGGTACAGCGCTCGCAGAACATGGCGCCCAACCCTATCTACACCCGCCTGCAGAACAGCTACGCCGACCAGGCCGCCAGCCTCAGCCGCCTGAAGTCCCAGGCCGCGCAACAACAGACGCAGTTGGCCAAGCTGGAAGGCGACCGCAACCAGGCCGTGGGCCTGGAACCGGAACTGTCGCAGTTGCAGCTGGAACTGGACGCCGCCGAGAAGAGCTTCGCCCTGTATAGCGACAGCCTGGAGAAAGCCCGTATCGACCGCGAACTGGACGCCAGCCAGATCAGCAACATCGCGGTGATCGAACAGGCCACCTTCAACCCCAGCCGCGTGTTCCCGAAAAGCCTGCTGATGCTGCTGTTCGCGATTCCGATCAGCCTCGCCGTGGGCCTGCTGGCCCTGTATTTCTTCTACCTGCTGGACCAGCGCATCCACGACGGCGACAAAATCGAGGAGCGTTTCGGCATCAAGGTATGGACCAGCCTGCAGGACATCAGCGCCCAGGACGCCCAGCGCGTCAGCGCCTTCACCGCCAGCATGTACCGCCTCTATGGGGTGCTGCCCCTCAAGCAGGTGGCCCTCAATGGCCTGAGCATCGGCCTGACCTCGGCGCGCAAGGGCGAAGGCGTGAGCTTTGTCATCGACCACCTGCGCAACCTGCTGGTGGAGCGTGGCCATGTGGTGCGCGTGGATGGCATCGCCCCGGCGCAGCCCGGCGAGATCCTGCTGCTGGATGCCAGCGGTTTCTTCTCCAACCAGGAAGCCTTCGTGACCCTGCGTGAAGCCGACCTCATCGCGCTGATCGTCGAAGCCGAGAAGACCACGGTGCCGGTGCTGGAAAATGCCCTGTCGATTCTGACCACCGCGTTCAAGCGGGTCGACGGCATCATCATCAACCGTCGCCGTTTCGAAATTCCTGCCAAGGTGCTGAACTTCATGACCCGCATCCGGAGCCATGCCTGA
- a CDS encoding polysaccharide biosynthesis/export family protein, translating into MKKALLMLSVVMLGACSNQAKVSLPDSDVLKSGHEAGNSLVGRPLPPERIRAGDTLRIVRNTGEAPSISAFTANSIYELTLFPVQNDGTFSYPYVGQVKAAGLSTEELTKVLEVKLEKIYRETSLTININAAPSNTVFVGGAVQNPTTLPVNVATTLEQAIIGAGGVRSVADSGNVALMRQEENGKYKTYFFDYSSSLFANNDRGTVLLQRGDVVFVPKSHVGNGIEWVDLYLNQLIPFSKSIGLGLTYDLRGKTESNATSTTTYNGSTFNAAQ; encoded by the coding sequence CATGCTGGGTGCATGTAGCAATCAGGCGAAGGTTTCGCTGCCCGACAGCGATGTATTGAAGTCTGGCCATGAAGCCGGCAATTCGCTGGTAGGCAGGCCGTTGCCACCCGAGCGTATTCGGGCCGGGGATACCTTGCGAATCGTGCGCAACACCGGTGAGGCACCCTCGATCTCCGCATTCACGGCAAACTCGATCTACGAGCTGACCCTGTTCCCGGTGCAGAACGACGGGACCTTCTCATACCCCTACGTGGGGCAGGTCAAGGCCGCGGGGTTGTCCACCGAGGAGTTGACCAAGGTACTGGAGGTCAAGCTTGAGAAGATCTACCGTGAGACTTCGCTCACCATCAACATCAACGCTGCCCCCAGCAACACGGTATTCGTGGGCGGCGCCGTGCAGAACCCCACTACGTTGCCCGTGAACGTCGCCACTACCCTTGAACAGGCCATCATTGGCGCGGGCGGTGTCCGTTCGGTGGCAGACAGCGGCAACGTGGCGCTGATGCGCCAGGAAGAAAACGGCAAGTACAAGACTTACTTCTTCGACTACTCCAGCTCGCTGTTCGCCAACAACGACCGTGGCACGGTCCTGCTGCAGCGCGGTGACGTGGTGTTCGTACCCAAGTCCCATGTTGGCAACGGCATCGAATGGGTCGACCTTTACCTCAATCAGCTCATCCCGTTCAGCAAGAGCATCGGGCTGGGGCTGACGTATGACCTGCGAGGTAAAACCGAGAGTAACGCAACGAGCACCACGACTTACAACGGAAGCACATTTAACGCGGCTCAATGA